Proteins encoded by one window of Paenibacillus sp. DCT19:
- a CDS encoding N-acetylmuramoyl-L-alanine amidase family protein, translating to MKKFGFLVLLFVFGLVFPGYSHAATDTKIILDGKEIVQPSDAKAENINSSVMVPIRVISESLGYGVDWQQKTSTVTISKDNTAMQMIVGQKTATVNGSNVNLDVPPLVKNGTTLVPLRFVGEQMGLKVGWNNTTKTVTLVTQNSGSGNGTTTPPNSGNNGGDTQEGLVLVNGISFSDNRFLIATSGDTKPNVFTMTGPDRIVIDLPNTAFADSFSQGQALDSNQNGQLVVNGYPDVSKIRYSLYSNTPSTVRFVIDLTNSKGYDVQNDSGLVIVDLNKEGPTTQPPVGNNGKKVVVIDAGHGDQDPGAIGVTGKREKDFNLAMALKVEALLKKESNIDVVLTRSDDTFLALKERVRIAESLKADIFISIHANSGPAAANGVETFYSRATSQALAKIMHKHLLESSGLKDRGVKTASLHVTRETTMPAVLLEGGFLSNKSDEAALFTESFQNSVAKGIVAGIKEYLGIK from the coding sequence ATGAAGAAGTTCGGTTTTTTGGTACTGTTATTTGTCTTTGGGCTCGTTTTCCCGGGCTATAGTCATGCAGCAACAGATACGAAAATTATCCTAGATGGGAAAGAGATTGTACAGCCTTCGGATGCCAAAGCGGAAAACATCAACAGCAGTGTGATGGTTCCAATTCGGGTTATTTCTGAAAGCCTGGGATATGGTGTGGACTGGCAACAGAAGACAAGCACCGTGACTATAAGCAAAGACAACACTGCCATGCAGATGATTGTTGGACAGAAGACGGCAACGGTGAACGGCAGTAACGTGAACCTGGATGTCCCGCCACTCGTAAAAAATGGTACGACACTTGTTCCGCTCCGATTTGTTGGTGAACAAATGGGTCTAAAGGTGGGTTGGAACAATACCACGAAGACGGTAACATTAGTTACCCAGAATTCAGGTTCCGGAAACGGAACGACTACTCCCCCGAACTCCGGCAATAACGGCGGAGATACGCAGGAAGGTCTTGTACTGGTGAACGGCATCAGCTTCAGCGATAACCGCTTCTTAATTGCAACTAGCGGAGATACGAAGCCGAACGTCTTCACGATGACAGGACCGGATCGAATTGTTATCGATTTGCCTAATACGGCATTTGCTGATTCTTTCAGCCAAGGACAAGCTCTAGACAGCAATCAGAATGGACAACTTGTTGTGAACGGATATCCCGATGTATCCAAGATTCGTTATTCGTTATACAGCAATACGCCATCAACCGTAAGATTTGTTATTGATTTGACAAATAGCAAAGGTTATGACGTACAGAACGATTCTGGTTTAGTTATCGTTGATCTGAACAAAGAAGGCCCAACAACACAGCCCCCTGTTGGAAACAATGGTAAAAAGGTTGTTGTTATTGACGCAGGACACGGGGATCAAGATCCAGGTGCGATCGGCGTAACGGGCAAAAGAGAAAAAGACTTTAATTTGGCAATGGCACTGAAAGTGGAAGCCTTGTTGAAAAAAGAATCGAACATTGACGTTGTGCTGACGCGCAGCGATGATACATTTTTGGCCTTGAAAGAACGTGTAAGAATCGCTGAAAGTCTGAAAGCAGATATTTTTATTTCAATTCATGCTAACAGTGGACCTGCAGCGGCAAATGGTGTAGAGACATTTTATTCTCGTGCTACCAGTCAAGCACTAGCCAAAATAATGCACAAGCATTTATTGGAATCATCAGGATTGAAGGATCGCGGTGTTAAAACGGCTAGTCTCCATGTAACTCGTGAAACAACAATGCCCGCTGTTCTGCTGGAAGGTGGATTCCTGAGCAACAAGAGTGACGAAGCGGCACTGTTTACGGAGAGTTTCCAAAATAGTGTAGCCAAAGGTATTGTTGCAGGGATCAAGGAGTATCTGGGAATTAAATAA
- a CDS encoding LysR family transcriptional regulator, whose product MEFRQLQYTLQIAAERNFSRAAEKLHIAQPSLSQQLSKLEKELGVLLFQRNTSTVELTHAGVTFVEQAQKIVDAVELLRQEMSDISQLRKGKVVVGSMPITGSHLLPHVLPAFQQTYPEIEVTLLEDSGLTLEKLTASGKADLSLLSLPLQEPSLSYVVIGEEGIDLAVPPTHPLAQRGDPANPVPVRMEELREESFVVLKKGQGFRKLTFDLCEQAGFDPNVVFESNNIETVQSLVATGMGITLVPRFIARAPRSEFVPVYVPLAEPVPSRTLVVAYRQGRVLSKAAEAFIHTFKQTVAKLSEGDH is encoded by the coding sequence ATGGAATTCAGACAGCTCCAATATACATTGCAGATTGCGGCAGAACGAAATTTTTCCCGTGCAGCAGAGAAGCTACATATCGCACAACCTTCATTGAGCCAACAGTTATCCAAATTGGAAAAAGAATTGGGTGTGCTCCTCTTTCAACGGAATACGAGTACAGTTGAATTAACCCACGCTGGCGTTACCTTTGTTGAACAGGCGCAGAAAATCGTGGATGCGGTTGAGCTGCTCAGACAGGAAATGTCAGACATTTCGCAACTTCGTAAAGGCAAAGTCGTTGTAGGCAGTATGCCAATTACCGGCTCCCATCTGCTCCCACATGTTCTTCCCGCATTTCAACAAACCTATCCTGAGATTGAAGTAACGCTGCTGGAAGACTCTGGTCTTACGCTAGAGAAATTAACGGCAAGCGGCAAAGCCGATCTTAGCCTGTTATCACTCCCGCTGCAAGAACCAAGTTTATCCTATGTTGTGATTGGTGAGGAAGGAATCGACTTGGCCGTACCTCCTACGCATCCATTAGCACAGCGAGGTGATCCTGCCAATCCCGTCCCTGTAAGGATGGAGGAGCTTCGTGAAGAGTCTTTTGTTGTCCTAAAGAAAGGACAAGGCTTCCGTAAACTAACCTTTGATCTATGTGAACAGGCTGGTTTTGATCCCAATGTAGTGTTCGAGAGTAATAACATTGAAACTGTACAATCTCTCGTAGCTACGGGAATGGGCATTACTCTGGTTCCGCGTTTCATCGCACGGGCACCTCGCAGTGAATTTGTACCGGTGTATGTACCTCTCGCTGAGCCTGTACCGAGCCGTACATTAGTTGTTGCGTATCGTCAGGGACGGGTTTTGTCCAAAGCGGCTGAAGCCTTCATTCACACCTTCAAGCAGACGGTTGCGAAGCTGTCTGAAGGTGATCACTAG
- the leuC gene encoding 3-isopropylmalate dehydratase large subunit yields the protein MSKKTMFEKIWENHVIHQEEGKPSILYIDLHLVHEVTSPQAFEGLRLSGRKVRRPELTFATMDHNVPTKDRFNITDPISKQQIDTLSQNCRDFGVKLYDLDTIDQGVVHVMGPELGLTHPGKTIVCGDSHTSTHGAFGALAFGIGTSEVEHVMATQCLQQAKAKTMEVRFVGKRNPGVTAKDMILAVIAKYGTDFATGYVIEYTGESIRELSMEERMTVCNMSIEGGARAGMIAPDETTFEYLRGREYVPADAKFDEAVAAWKELVTDEGAEFDRVVEIDVESLIPQVTWGTSPGMGTDISSKVPVPAELPTENERKAAEKALEYMGLTPGTPISEIPVDYVFIGSCTNGRIEDLRAAAQVAKGHTVSSNVTAIVVPGSGRVKIQAEKEGLDKIFTEAGFEWRDAGCSMCLAMNPDVLKPGQRCASTSNRNFEGRQGRGGRTHLVSPAMAAAAAVKGHFVDVRDWNFKTEAVI from the coding sequence ATGAGTAAAAAAACGATGTTTGAGAAAATTTGGGAAAACCACGTAATTCATCAGGAAGAAGGCAAGCCAAGCATTCTTTATATCGATCTGCACCTTGTACACGAAGTAACTTCTCCACAAGCATTTGAAGGTTTGCGTTTGAGTGGTCGTAAAGTTCGTCGCCCTGAACTGACATTTGCAACGATGGATCACAACGTACCAACGAAAGATCGTTTTAACATTACAGATCCAATCTCCAAACAACAAATCGATACGTTGTCGCAGAACTGCCGTGATTTCGGTGTTAAGCTATACGACTTGGACACGATTGATCAAGGTGTTGTCCACGTTATGGGTCCTGAGTTGGGTCTAACTCATCCAGGTAAAACGATTGTCTGTGGTGATAGCCACACCTCAACCCACGGTGCGTTTGGTGCACTTGCCTTCGGGATCGGAACAAGTGAAGTAGAGCACGTTATGGCGACACAATGTTTGCAACAAGCCAAAGCCAAAACGATGGAAGTTCGTTTCGTTGGTAAACGCAACCCAGGTGTAACAGCGAAGGATATGATCCTCGCAGTCATCGCTAAATATGGTACTGACTTTGCAACTGGATACGTTATCGAGTACACAGGTGAATCTATTCGTGAACTGAGTATGGAAGAGCGTATGACGGTCTGCAACATGTCCATCGAAGGTGGCGCAAGAGCAGGTATGATCGCTCCAGACGAAACAACTTTTGAATATCTGCGTGGACGTGAATATGTTCCAGCAGATGCGAAATTCGACGAAGCTGTTGCCGCTTGGAAAGAGCTTGTAACCGATGAAGGTGCTGAGTTTGATCGCGTAGTTGAAATCGATGTAGAGTCATTGATTCCACAAGTAACTTGGGGCACAAGCCCAGGTATGGGAACCGATATCTCTTCCAAAGTCCCTGTTCCTGCGGAACTGCCTACTGAAAATGAACGTAAAGCTGCTGAAAAAGCGCTTGAATATATGGGTCTTACACCTGGAACACCAATTTCCGAAATTCCAGTGGATTATGTGTTCATCGGTTCTTGCACCAATGGACGGATTGAGGATTTGCGTGCAGCTGCACAAGTAGCTAAAGGACACACAGTTTCTAGCAATGTTACGGCAATTGTTGTTCCGGGCTCAGGACGTGTCAAAATCCAGGCTGAAAAAGAAGGACTTGATAAAATCTTCACAGAAGCTGGCTTTGAATGGCGTGATGCAGGATGTAGTATGTGTCTTGCGATGAATCCAGACGTATTGAAACCAGGACAACGTTGTGCTTCAACATCGAACCGTAACTTTGAAGGACGTCAAGGTCGCGGAGGACGTACGCATCTGGTATCTCCAGCAATGGCAGCTGCAGCGGCGGTTAAAGGTCACTTTGTTGATGTACGTGACTGGAATTTCAAAACGGAAGCAGTTATCTAA
- the leuD gene encoding 3-isopropylmalate dehydratase small subunit, translating to MEAFKTLQGIVAPVDRVNVDTDAIIPKQFLKRIERTGFGQFLFYEWRFDEEGNNNPSFEMNKARYEGASVLISRANFGCGSSREHAPWAIMDYGFRCVIAPSYADIFYNNCFKNGILPIKLSEEQVEDLFQRTATHDGYELNVNLENKTITDAHGLHIEFDLDEHRRQFLLQGLDDIGLTLQHDDEITAYEQRHAAKLFG from the coding sequence ATGGAAGCTTTCAAAACACTGCAAGGCATCGTTGCACCGGTTGACCGGGTCAATGTAGATACAGACGCAATTATTCCTAAACAATTTTTGAAACGGATCGAACGCACGGGGTTTGGACAATTTTTGTTCTACGAATGGCGTTTTGACGAAGAGGGTAACAACAATCCTTCCTTTGAAATGAACAAAGCACGTTATGAAGGGGCATCAGTTCTGATCTCTCGCGCTAACTTTGGTTGTGGATCTTCTCGTGAGCACGCACCATGGGCGATTATGGACTACGGTTTCCGTTGTGTGATTGCACCTTCTTATGCGGATATCTTCTATAATAACTGCTTCAAAAACGGAATTTTGCCAATCAAGTTGTCGGAAGAACAGGTAGAAGATCTGTTCCAACGCACTGCAACTCATGATGGCTACGAATTGAATGTGAATCTGGAGAACAAAACGATTACAGATGCACACGGGTTGCATATTGAGTTTGACCTGGATGAGCACCGTCGTCAGTTCCTGTTGCAAGGACTGGATGATATCGGTTTGACACTTCAACATGATGATGAGATCACAGCATATGAGCAACGCCATGCAGCAAAATTGTTTGGCTAA
- the proB gene encoding glutamate 5-kinase, whose protein sequence is MSSRIVVKIGSSSLTTEEGGLDRDSIAFFAGEIAALMQNGHEVLLVTSGAVAAGFREIGYVHRPKLLHEKQAAAAVGQALLMQAYQQAFAAHRVTTAQILLTRTDFHSRKRMGNAGMTVEELLKQGVIPIFNENDTVSVDELKFGDNDLLSALVANLVKAQHLVILTDTNGLYTADPRKDPSATRYDRITEITAEIYAYAGGSGSSVGTGVCALRSMQPK, encoded by the coding sequence ATGTCCTCACGTATAGTTGTTAAAATTGGTAGTAGCTCGCTAACTACGGAAGAAGGCGGACTCGACCGCGATTCTATTGCTTTTTTTGCTGGAGAAATTGCTGCTTTGATGCAAAATGGTCATGAGGTGCTTCTCGTCACATCAGGTGCTGTTGCGGCCGGATTCCGAGAGATCGGATACGTACACCGTCCTAAATTGCTCCATGAGAAACAAGCAGCGGCAGCGGTTGGGCAGGCATTGCTGATGCAAGCATATCAACAGGCTTTTGCGGCGCACCGCGTTACTACGGCACAAATTCTGCTGACTCGAACCGATTTTCATAGCAGAAAACGGATGGGCAACGCCGGTATGACCGTTGAAGAATTGCTGAAACAAGGTGTTATTCCCATCTTTAATGAGAATGACACGGTATCTGTCGATGAGCTCAAATTTGGAGATAATGATCTATTATCTGCTCTGGTCGCAAATCTGGTGAAGGCACAGCACTTGGTTATTCTTACGGATACTAACGGCCTCTACACCGCAGATCCACGCAAAGATCCTTCTGCTACACGTTATGATCGGATTACTGAGATTACAGCCGAGATTTATGCCTATGCCGGAGGTTCCGGATCATCTGTGGGTACCGGGGTATGCGCTCTAAGGTCGATGCAGCCAAAGTAG
- a CDS encoding GerMN domain-containing protein: protein MTYAAEEDKYKSAFEALQQSSDDKLVPLWSKEIELKSVQFKDGALTLDIHMPDTARLGAGGEAYAIEALQKTFFQFDEVKTLDLLVDGQQSESLMGHVDLEHPMTRS, encoded by the coding sequence GTGACCTATGCAGCGGAAGAAGACAAATATAAGTCTGCTTTCGAAGCTTTACAACAAAGCTCAGATGACAAACTCGTTCCACTGTGGTCTAAGGAGATCGAACTGAAGTCTGTTCAGTTCAAGGATGGTGCTCTCACACTCGATATCCATATGCCAGATACGGCTAGGCTCGGTGCTGGTGGAGAAGCATATGCCATTGAAGCGTTGCAAAAAACGTTCTTCCAGTTTGATGAAGTGAAGACACTTGATCTATTGGTGGATGGACAACAGTCCGAGAGTTTGATGGGCCATGTGGATTTGGAACATCCAATGACGAGATCTTAA
- a CDS encoding ABC transporter substrate-binding protein, with product MKKGIRNTAVLLTLTWLSMLLLACGNEASTSTANSTEQSSTANETQSGATAESEQTTTSADSDEAQTRLFTDWTGHEVEIPVTPQRVIYHGEVTGDLLALGVVPVGILRQEGTVYDDQVTEAEDVGFPISVEKSLSLNPDLIIFSNSDENQYEAISKVAPTVTFDSFATIEDRMRTLGDILNKKEEAEAWITAHQQATEAMWQQLHDNGLKADETASVFTMYPGNRLFVMAGAGLPQLLYGPGGLKPTAEIQKVLDEELGFVEISTEKLPDFAGDRIFILNPVPEEAKQSTKELLDSSVWKNLPAVKAGHVYQFDIVKASSDAVSREWLLKELPKQITP from the coding sequence ATGAAAAAAGGTATACGAAATACGGCAGTTCTATTGACGCTAACATGGCTATCCATGCTTCTACTTGCTTGTGGTAACGAGGCATCGACTTCTACAGCTAATTCAACGGAACAGTCTAGCACAGCCAATGAGACACAGTCTGGTGCAACAGCAGAGAGTGAGCAAACAACGACTTCAGCGGATAGCGATGAAGCTCAAACTCGACTATTTACAGATTGGACAGGCCATGAGGTAGAGATTCCAGTAACACCTCAACGCGTAATTTACCATGGTGAGGTTACGGGAGATCTTCTGGCGCTCGGCGTAGTGCCCGTGGGCATACTTCGTCAAGAAGGAACCGTGTATGATGATCAAGTTACAGAAGCTGAGGACGTGGGATTCCCGATTAGTGTAGAGAAGTCTCTGTCTCTTAATCCGGATCTGATTATATTCTCCAACAGTGATGAGAACCAATATGAGGCGATCTCTAAGGTAGCACCAACCGTGACATTTGATTCGTTTGCAACCATTGAAGATAGAATGCGCACATTAGGTGACATTTTGAACAAAAAGGAAGAAGCCGAAGCTTGGATCACAGCCCATCAGCAAGCAACAGAAGCGATGTGGCAGCAACTCCATGATAATGGGTTGAAAGCGGACGAAACTGCATCGGTGTTCACCATGTATCCAGGCAATCGACTGTTCGTCATGGCGGGTGCAGGACTGCCTCAATTGTTGTATGGACCAGGGGGTCTGAAACCAACAGCTGAGATCCAAAAAGTATTGGATGAAGAGTTAGGATTCGTTGAGATTTCAACAGAGAAGTTGCCTGATTTTGCGGGTGATCGAATATTTATTCTGAATCCTGTACCAGAGGAAGCGAAACAATCAACCAAAGAACTGCTTGATAGCTCGGTGTGGAAGAACTTGCCTGCGGTCAAAGCGGGTCATGTGTATCAATTCGATATTGTCAAAGCTTCAAGCGATGCGGTATCACGAGAGTGGCTTTTGAAGGAACTTCCTAAACAAATCACGCCATAA
- a CDS encoding pyridoxal phosphate-dependent aminotransferase produces MTNSQQHSGRSAFRIPTSDVMTQLPTQFFASLVQNVNREINAGHDVINLGQGNPDTPTPPHIVKTLQESAENPLYHKYSPFSGYAFLKEAIAKRYKEDYNVDLDPDTEVAILFGGKTGLVQLPQVLLNPGDVCLVPDPGYPDYWSGVALAKAHMHFMPLLESNAFLPDYEAISAEDKAKAKLMYLNYPNNPTSATAPLSFYEDTVEFAVQNQIVVASDFAYGAIGYDGHRPVSFLQAPGAKEVGIEFYTLSKTYNMAGWRVGFALGNADIISKINLLQDHIYVSLFGGIQSAAAAALTSSQQCVTDLVARYESRRNAFYDALEHIGWQAAKPGGSFFSWLPVPEGFTSAAFADLLLREAKVAVAPGIGFGTHGEGYVRAGLLSDETRLREAVERIGNLNLFK; encoded by the coding sequence ATGACGAACTCACAGCAACATTCAGGTCGCTCAGCCTTTAGGATACCTACATCTGATGTAATGACACAGCTGCCCACACAATTCTTCGCAAGTCTTGTGCAGAATGTGAATCGCGAAATTAACGCAGGACATGATGTCATTAATCTAGGACAAGGCAATCCCGATACACCAACGCCGCCTCATATCGTAAAAACGTTACAGGAATCCGCTGAAAACCCGCTCTATCACAAATACTCGCCATTCAGTGGATATGCCTTCTTGAAGGAAGCAATTGCGAAGCGATATAAGGAAGACTATAATGTCGACCTCGATCCAGACACAGAAGTTGCTATTTTATTTGGTGGCAAAACGGGGCTGGTTCAATTACCGCAAGTATTACTTAACCCAGGTGACGTATGCTTGGTTCCAGATCCAGGCTATCCTGATTATTGGTCTGGTGTAGCTCTCGCCAAAGCACATATGCACTTTATGCCACTGCTGGAGTCCAATGCTTTTTTGCCTGATTATGAAGCAATCTCCGCTGAGGACAAAGCGAAAGCTAAGCTAATGTATCTGAACTATCCGAACAATCCGACATCTGCCACAGCACCTCTTTCGTTCTATGAAGACACAGTGGAATTTGCTGTTCAGAATCAGATTGTTGTAGCCAGTGACTTTGCCTATGGTGCAATCGGATACGACGGACACCGCCCTGTGAGTTTCCTCCAAGCACCAGGCGCCAAGGAAGTCGGAATTGAGTTTTATACCCTATCCAAAACGTACAACATGGCGGGATGGCGTGTAGGTTTCGCCCTTGGAAATGCGGACATTATCTCGAAAATCAATCTATTGCAGGATCACATTTATGTCAGCCTGTTTGGAGGAATCCAATCTGCCGCAGCAGCAGCATTGACCTCCTCTCAGCAATGTGTCACAGATCTCGTTGCACGGTATGAATCTCGTCGTAACGCTTTCTATGATGCACTTGAGCATATTGGTTGGCAGGCAGCCAAGCCGGGAGGTTCATTCTTCAGTTGGCTGCCTGTGCCTGAAGGTTTCACATCCGCTGCTTTTGCCGACTTACTCTTAAGAGAAGCCAAAGTAGCTGTAGCTCCCGGAATTGGCTTTGGTACGCATGGCGAAGGTTATGTTCGTGCTGGCCTATTGAGTGATGAGACACGGTTACGAGAAGCTGTAGAGCGCATTGGCAACCTCAACTTATTTAAGTAA
- a CDS encoding N-acetylmuramoyl-L-alanine amidase family protein — protein MRKWSAVFVFILFLCVFPAMVHADTPPSIVLDGVTIEQQTGAPAENTGKTVMVPIRVVSENLGYEVKWEKATQTVSVLKGARSIQMVAGQEEATVNGNKVSLDAPPLIKQGTTLVPLRFVGEGMGLLVGWDNGTKTVSLSSLPPVVEVDNEEDSLETPGSVSLAELNSINFSGNQLTLGTKGNITPKLSTLTNPDRIIVDLPGTTFSQQFIQGQASKPDGSGSFQVTDSSFITQIRYANFSNSPATVRIVFDLSHIATAKWSHGENQEILIDLTANGETTITPQPAVEIPNGTKVVIIDPGHGGRQSGAVSVTGKYEKDFNLAVGLKVQALLQSYTDIQTVITRKDDTELSLQQRVDIAELNHADVFVSIHGNKFTTPVPNGIETLYTRPESKELADILHKYVLPITGLKDRGIKTASLHVTRETTMPAVLLELGFLSNESDEAIMFTEDYQNKCAQAIVDGILEFLGK, from the coding sequence ATGAGAAAATGGTCAGCAGTATTTGTATTTATTTTATTTCTGTGCGTATTTCCTGCAATGGTGCATGCTGACACGCCTCCTTCCATCGTACTGGATGGTGTAACAATTGAGCAGCAAACAGGAGCTCCTGCTGAAAATACGGGTAAGACAGTAATGGTTCCCATCCGAGTTGTGTCGGAAAATTTAGGTTATGAGGTTAAGTGGGAGAAAGCGACACAGACGGTTAGTGTCCTAAAAGGAGCAAGGAGCATCCAGATGGTCGCCGGGCAAGAGGAGGCTACTGTCAATGGAAACAAGGTAAGTCTGGATGCACCTCCTTTGATTAAACAAGGCACGACGTTAGTTCCGTTGCGCTTTGTCGGTGAAGGCATGGGACTGCTCGTAGGTTGGGACAATGGAACCAAGACTGTAAGCCTATCCAGTCTGCCTCCTGTAGTAGAAGTAGATAACGAAGAAGATTCATTAGAAACACCTGGATCAGTTTCTCTTGCAGAGCTAAACAGTATTAACTTTAGTGGAAATCAGCTTACTTTGGGAACCAAAGGAAACATTACTCCGAAGCTATCCACGCTAACGAATCCTGATCGAATCATTGTTGATTTGCCGGGAACTACGTTTTCTCAGCAGTTCATTCAAGGACAAGCCTCCAAGCCAGATGGAAGCGGCAGTTTTCAAGTCACAGACTCTTCATTCATTACCCAGATTCGGTATGCTAATTTCAGTAACTCTCCTGCTACGGTTCGAATTGTCTTTGATTTAAGTCATATCGCTACTGCGAAGTGGTCGCATGGAGAAAATCAAGAGATACTGATTGATCTTACGGCAAATGGTGAAACAACAATCACTCCTCAGCCTGCTGTGGAAATTCCTAATGGGACAAAGGTTGTTATCATTGATCCAGGGCATGGAGGAAGACAGTCTGGAGCGGTTAGCGTTACAGGCAAATACGAGAAGGACTTCAATTTGGCTGTAGGCCTCAAAGTGCAAGCGTTACTTCAGTCCTACACGGACATTCAGACTGTCATTACACGTAAGGATGACACGGAATTGTCCTTGCAGCAGCGAGTTGATATAGCTGAATTGAATCATGCAGATGTTTTTGTGTCCATTCATGGTAATAAATTTACGACGCCTGTCCCCAATGGGATAGAGACGCTCTACACTCGCCCGGAAAGCAAAGAGTTAGCAGATATCCTTCATAAATATGTATTGCCTATTACGGGACTTAAGGATCGCGGCATTAAGACGGCAAGTTTGCATGTGACAAGGGAAACAACGATGCCAGCCGTTCTTCTAGAGCTTGGTTTTCTAAGTAATGAATCGGATGAAGCGATAATGTTCACCGAGGATTATCAGAACAAATGTGCACAGGCCATCGTTGATGGAATCTTAGAATTTTTGGGCAAGTAA
- a CDS encoding ABC transporter substrate-binding protein, protein MNIDDEVSPMPVSKQVEDTLFFSAFMFRFGSIEQRKEQPEQRMLEKDCLKHTFLICEEGTGRLYIGHKQYAFSSGRIYPLAPGESYQIEHDDKATLHYVAVEYDVFHVLTDDPELYTRSLFEHRNKLGGYAYAQLSGILESMLPMREYRTDSEYAGLNVQFQKLMQMMITRYTSLETELSPEGKVYSTIKYVDEHYTEEITVQKLAKLAGLRPAQYTTLFRQITGRKPLDYVNHVRIQMAKEWLGKSDEPLRDIAGRVGFKDEYYFSRRFRQSTGFAPRQYDRSLQRQTLVQDFSSHDVNIPAMPERIMYYGESAGDMLIMDLPILNQRAYDAVQPINVEETVEMKPDLIIFDSSDEQQFEQFSRIAPTLAYNSHATLSDRIHTIGSWFGKYAEAEEWWSTYTENEMNMWQKLQAFIQPGETASVFVYHRGARLFVMGNIGLAPVLYHPLGFKPVAKVQEALAAGRAYKEIAAEALQQYAGDRVFLMLPEDPIARQATEALMQSAAWQGLNAVNNGHVYLLEETIWNLGDALTRMNLLSLLPELLGRRSDR, encoded by the coding sequence ATGAATATAGATGATGAGGTGAGCCCAATGCCTGTTTCGAAGCAGGTTGAGGACACGTTGTTCTTTTCGGCATTTATGTTCCGGTTTGGCAGTATAGAGCAACGAAAGGAACAACCTGAACAAAGGATGCTGGAGAAGGATTGCCTGAAACACACATTTTTGATCTGTGAGGAAGGTACGGGACGTCTGTACATTGGTCACAAACAGTATGCATTTTCATCCGGAAGGATTTATCCGCTGGCTCCAGGAGAGAGCTATCAGATTGAACATGATGATAAGGCTACTCTGCATTATGTGGCGGTTGAGTATGATGTATTTCATGTGTTGACGGATGATCCAGAATTATACACGCGTTCATTATTTGAGCATCGAAATAAACTGGGTGGGTATGCATACGCTCAGTTGAGCGGGATACTAGAATCCATGCTTCCTATGCGTGAATATCGTACAGACAGTGAATATGCTGGGCTGAATGTGCAATTCCAGAAACTAATGCAGATGATGATCACTAGATATACTTCGTTGGAAACGGAATTAAGTCCAGAAGGAAAAGTATACAGTACGATAAAGTATGTGGACGAGCATTATACCGAGGAGATTACTGTACAAAAACTTGCAAAGCTAGCAGGGTTACGTCCTGCTCAATATACGACGTTGTTTAGACAGATCACTGGGCGTAAGCCACTTGATTATGTGAATCATGTGCGAATCCAAATGGCCAAAGAATGGTTAGGCAAATCCGATGAACCGCTTAGAGATATTGCAGGCAGGGTTGGTTTTAAGGATGAATACTATTTCAGCAGACGTTTTCGCCAATCAACAGGTTTCGCGCCCCGCCAATATGACCGATCTCTTCAACGTCAGACACTTGTTCAAGACTTCTCTTCTCATGATGTGAATATTCCAGCTATGCCTGAACGAATTATGTACTACGGGGAATCGGCAGGGGATATGCTGATCATGGATCTTCCGATCCTGAATCAACGGGCATATGATGCGGTGCAGCCGATTAACGTGGAAGAAACCGTGGAGATGAAGCCAGACTTGATCATTTTTGACAGCAGCGATGAACAGCAATTTGAACAATTCTCACGGATAGCACCGACACTTGCTTATAACTCTCATGCAACACTAAGCGATCGCATTCACACGATTGGAAGTTGGTTTGGAAAATATGCTGAGGCAGAAGAATGGTGGTCGACGTATACCGAAAATGAGATGAACATGTGGCAAAAGCTGCAGGCATTCATTCAACCAGGGGAGACCGCTTCTGTCTTTGTCTATCATCGGGGTGCGAGGTTATTCGTAATGGGTAACATCGGACTTGCACCGGTGTTATATCATCCTCTTGGATTCAAGCCAGTTGCAAAAGTACAGGAAGCGCTGGCTGCGGGTAGAGCTTATAAAGAAATTGCTGCTGAAGCGTTGCAACAGTATGCTGGAGACCGTGTTTTTCTTATGTTGCCTGAAGATCCAATTGCGAGACAGGCGACGGAGGCTTTAATGCAAAGTGCTGCTTGGCAAGGGTTGAACGCAGTGAATAATGGTCACGTATATTTGCTTGAAGAGACGATATGGAACTTGGGTGATGCACTTACCCGCATGAATCTATTGAGCCTGCTGCCTGAACTGTTAGGTCGTCGTTCTGATAGGTAG